Within Suricata suricatta isolate VVHF042 chromosome 12, meerkat_22Aug2017_6uvM2_HiC, whole genome shotgun sequence, the genomic segment AAGAAGGGCGTGGCCCCAAATCCAGAGGTTCCTTCAAGGTTGTGACCCAGCTCCCTTTGCTGGGCTCTGATCCTCACCTATAGAACATGGATCATCACATCAGCCTTGGAAGGACATTAGGGGGACACAATAAGCCACGTGAGAGGACAGACCCTCAGTGAGCCCTGGATGCCCCTCCCAGAACTGTCTGATCCTGGGCTAGTCTCAGTGTCTCTCAGGTCCTCCATGTCCCATCTGCACTGTGGGGATAATCAGACAGCTGGTCAGGGGTCTGAGGATTGGACAGAAGGTCCAGAAAGCCCCGGATGAAGGGTTAGGATTCTTGAGTGTCCACATGCAGCAACTGACAGCGTGGCTGATCCTACTGACTAGGCTCCCAACCAACTCAGCCTTCCTGACTCTATGACCGCTGATGAATCATCCCCACACTGGGCCGGGTATCCTTATCTGTCTGATTATACGACCCCACAGAGCCGCTGCAGGGATGGAGTGAGTGAATACACGTAAGGAGCTTACAACAGGGCCTTTCACTCAGGCACTGTCCCATGAATGTTGGGGACACACTAGAGCCCCCATCACAGGGTTGGTGTGGTGATGAAGGACCTGAGGAAAAGGATGGGTCATCTGGGGCCCAAGACACTTGATAAAAACACTCATAGCACTTTGTCCCGCTAGGGGGGTCAGGGCTGCTGGTGTTTCCATGACTTGACCAACTCATGTGACACCTCCTATCTATGTCCTCAGAATGTTTGCTGAGATTtagaaagaaagttttaaaaaggaatttaaatattcacaaatacacatatatgtgccTTCTGCCAACCATTACAGAACGTTTGAGTAATAAGTAACAATTTGGGGACAACCTATAGGACCTTCTATGGGTGAAATGCCCTCCCTTTGAGTCACTGATGTGTGTGCCTCAAGGACACAAGAGGGCTTCTGCCTGCTCTGGAGGCCGGTGTCACTGCCTTGAAATTAATTCACATTTAAGAACTTAACCACCACTGATATCTCAGCACTCAGTGATCTTGGTTTTCAACCCAATGCTGACCCAAGAGAAGAACGCAGATTCAGAAAAACCCTTTATGCTCCCTCTCAGATTCAGGGATGCAGCAAATAGACCCTATGGAATATTTTTGGAAAGAGTGAAAAATTGAGTAAATTTATAATTTCTTGAAGAGAGATCTCAGCATAAGTTAAGTTTGGGATTAAGATAGATCTGACTTTGATGAGCATTTTCAGTGTTACAAAGCAAAACTGTCTGCATTGCCTGCCCCTCACTGCCACATGGGAAGGTGAAAGGCCAGCTGTCCCATCTCACAGGGGGTGCTGAGCTGTGTGTCAGTCCACACCTCCAGGCTGCTGGCCACCTGGTTACTGCTATCATGGGGGTCCCCATTCCCTCCCTACCCCAACCCTGAGATAACTACTGGACACACTCTCTGAAGTCGGTAAGGTGTCTGGGGAGGCAGCTCAGAACAGTGGAGACCAAGAGTGACACGCACCAGAAATGTCCTTCCTGTGCCCAGATGAGTGGGAAGTCCTATGGCAGAGAAGACAATGGGTACCCAGAACTGAGGATGGAATCGCCTGTGGGCCCTACCCCCGACTCTGAGTCAATCTCTGACACCGCCCTCCCGATATTCTCAGAAGGGTTGAAAATAATCCATGTGACAGTTCTGTACATTCGACACACTTGTCGTTTGTGAGGATGATCAGAGTCGTGCTGACTGTTCATAACTGCTCCTCTTGTAGCCAAACCCTCTCCCCCCGTGGTGTCGGGCCCCACGGCCAGGGCCGCGCCTGACCAGACTGTGAGCTTCACCTGCGAGTCCCACGGCTTCTCCCCCAGAAACGTCACCCTGAAATGGTTCAAAAACGGGAACCAGCTGCCAGCCTCCCACACCACCGTGGACCTGGAGGGAGACAGCGCTTCCTATAGCATCTCCAGCACCATCACGTTGGAGCTGGCCTCGGGGGACGTCCGCTCCCAGGTCATCTGCGAGGTGGCCCATGAGACCCTGCAGGGGGGCCCTCCTCTTCGTGGGACAGCCAACTTGTCCGACACCCTCCAAGGTAGATGCCTGTCACCCCCAGCCTAAGCCCACGTCTGGCCCTCAAGCCTGccagcctgcccctctcccaccctgtgctccctgccttccctcccctggaACCTGTCTCCTGACAGACCCTCCCACACTGGGCACCTAGAGGCACAGTCACCTCCTACTGCTTTAATGGCAGATTAAAGGTgaacacctaccatgtgccaagcactgtgctaggtagTTTCATTTACTTTCCCATAGCCGTTCCAAtgattgagcacctgctgtagtCCAGCCACTGTGAGCTTAGTGATTTCATGTATTTTGCTAGTTGTTCTATTCCAACTGCATGCCAGGAGCTCTGTATCTTGATTTCACTCATTATCACCCTAATGGGAGCTACCAGtccttgagcacctactgtgtactgGGCAGAGTGCTAGGGATTTCAATAACATGCAAAGACTACTCTCACTGTTTGAGCACCCGCTGCATGCCTAGAACTGTTCTGGGTGATTCCTTACCTGTGAGGTGGGAGTTAAGttcccaagcccctcccctgTGATGTGTCTGTCCTATGAGGTCAGAGCTTCTGCTCTGTGCTGTTTCAGTTCCACCCACCTTGGAGGTTGTCCAGCAACCCGTGACAGGGGACCAGGTCAACATCACTTGCCAAGCAAAGAAGTTCTACCCCCAGCGCCTACAACTGACCTGGTTGGAGAACGGAAACATATGCAAAACAGAGACAGCCTTGAACCTCATAGAGAACAAGGATGGGACCTTTAGCTGGACGAGCTGGCTCCTGGTGAATTTATCTGCCCACACGGAAGAGGTGGTGCTCACCTGCAAGGTGCAGCACGATGGGCAGCGGGCAGTGACCAAAAGCCGTATTCTCAAGACCTCTGGCCACACAAAGGACCAGTGCACAGATGGAAACTCTGGTGAGGCTTAATGCCAACTAACCtggcatttaaattttatattttcttttttcatggtaAAAGTAGTTATTTATGCTCATTATAGAATAATCTAAATATCAATAGACATGAAGGAGAAATTTGCTGTGAGGTTCCTTCCCCCAAAGTCCACATGCCACGAATGAACACTGGTAAGAGTTTGGTACATATATCTTTGGATCTTTTGCCATAACCATGCATTAGAGatagaagagagggagggaaataagagaaagagcTTGTTGCTACCATCTGCCTCCTGCTCCCTCACCTGACAGTGATTAAGTCACCATGCCAGGCCAGTACCCCTCCTCTGGATCCTTCTCACCTGCCTAGCCTATAGTCCTTCAGAACATTCCACTGTCACTGAGCAACTGTCTGCATCCAACACTCTGAAATTCTGGAAGAAAGTCCAGAGGATCTGGaggttttagttttctgtttttatatatatatatttaaaaagctctctttttaaagttatttatttattctgagagagagagagtccccgAGGACAAGGGCCACCAGCCTGTAGAAAAACATGTATTAGATACAGCAACTGGACATTGTCCCAAGGACCTACAAAGTCCTCCTTTTATGACCAAGGGGTCATATCTTATCTCTCTCTCATGTAGTAtcaggaggagacagagacacgATTCAAAAAATCTTTGCTCTAAAAGACCTTTCAAAGGCTCATCATGTTCCTTCTGTATGCACTAGGACGTCACCATCATTGCTAGGCCAACAATGGGTCACTGAGTGTCCATGCCCCTCCCAGCAGGGAGAGTATAGATAGGAAGAGGAGAGcaaataacttctttttaaacTAGGGGTAAACAGAAGTTGCATAATTGTGTCCACTAATGACTTGGGCATGGATGCATATCCAGTTGCAAATAGAGTCCATAATTGTGTGGTCATGTGACTAATGACACTGGCTTGTCTACAAAACCAATTCCATAACACACTTCGTAAAATAATTTCCTACTATCATCTAAAATGGGGTCTATATtcagatttttgaaaatttctccCATAACTTTATTTTGTGTCCCCAACTTGGTTTTAGTTCATCTGTAAATGCTTGGAAGAACCTTCCTCTGAAAACACCTAGGCCTCCACAATTCTTGACTTGAAAAGAATCTGAATGGCTACTCACATTCATCATTTTATATAGAATACTTAGGTCCAGCCATGCTTTTGAGGATTCTGGTTCATTTCCTTTGAGTTGTCAAATTTCTGCCCAcagagttgttcataatattacCTTGATAGCCTGTTGGTGTCTGTAGGGTCTGTAGTGATATGCTGTTTCATTCTTGATGTAATGCattatgtttcatatttttcattgtcAAAATTGCTAGATTTTCCAtgttattgatcttttcaaataactcacttttgtttcagtgattttctcaattgtttctgtttcaatttcattgctttttctctcttttttttcccttcacttgtTTTGAGTTGATTTTGCTCCTCCTCGTTTTTTGATGTTggaattgagatttttttaatttaaattctagttagttaacatacattgtaatattggtttcaaagTACAATTCAGCGATTCATCACTCCTATAATACAAAGTGCTCAACAGTAGTGCCTTCCTTGATACCCATCACCCTCTTAGCATACTCCCCACAaactccctccatcaacctttaGGTTATTATCTaccattaagagtctcttatggttttcccccctctcccttctccccttctcacatgagcatttgttttgtttcttaaattccatataccagtgaaaccatatggtattcatctttctctgactgacctattttccttagcataatacactctagctctattcacattgttgcaaatgacaagatttctttctttttgattgctgagtaacattccattgtatatgtattcCACAACTACTTTACGCATTCATCAGTCATTGGATACTGGGGCTCTTTCcattgtttggctattgttgataatgttactataaacactggggtgcatgtatccctttgaatctgtaATTTGGTATCCTctgtgtaaatacctagtagtacaatcattggatcatagggtagttctctttttaactttttgagagacctccacactgttttccagagcagctgcaccaggttTACGTTCCCACCCATAGTGCcagagtgttcccctttctccacatcttcgccaatacctgttgttaaacatattgttaattttagccattctgacagtgtgaggtggtttctcattggggttttaatttttatttccctgatgatgcgtgatgttgagcatcttttcatgtgtctgtcatcatctggatgtcttgtttggaaaagtgtccattggtgtcttctgcccattgtttgtttttaaaatttttttttatttttttttttttgagagacagagagaggcagcatgagcaggggagggtaagagagagaggaagacacagaatccgaagcaggctccaggttctgagcagtctgtcagcacagagcccgacgcagggctagaacccacaaatggtgagatcatgacctgagcagaagctggacgcttaaccaactgagccacccaggtgccctgtttgtttttaattaaagtcagttaacatacagtgtagtcttttttttaggaatagaacccagtgattcatctcttacatattacatattaggTCAAGCACACTTTGAAACCAATTCCTAAGATCTGTGTCCTGATGTGCAGgtcacatgaaaatattttctaatttcagggtgcctgggttggctcagttggttaggcatccaacttcggctcaggtcacaatctcacggtccttgagttggagccccacatcaggctctgtgctgacagctcagaccctggagcctgtctttggattctctctctctctctctctctctctctctctctctctctcgctctctctgcccctcccccgctctcattctgtctctctctcaaaaataaataagcatttaaaaaaattctaatttcagtTGGATTTAATACTGGCTGCGGTATTTCCATAACTCTCGGGCTCCTTGGCTAGCTGCCCTTGTCTGCTTCACCTGCCCTTTCCTGTGGCTGGTGAGGGTGGGGACAGCCGTGTAAGATATTAATCATCCGGATTCCATGGTATTTCCCTTTTGTCTCCCAGAGATTTTGCGGTATGGGACTGCTCTTCAGGAATTACTGACAGCCAGCGCTCCACAGAATTTACTGTCCTTTTATAGCTTTTGCTTTGGGTTCAGAAGCTGTATTCAGGTAACTTAGCTGCTGCCTTGTCCTCAACAGACACAAGTGCCCTGAGGGCTTTGAATGCCCTGTCCCCAAAGTCTCTATCCCACATCTCAGCATGTCTcccacactccccaccccccgtCCCGGGGCCCTATTCTGGCAGAGCAGGTGCACTGAGCTGAGAGTTCCATCTTTGCTGTAGCGCTGATGCTCTGATGAGTATGGGGGACCCACTTAGCTCCTGAGCTTTTTCTGCCCTCCAGCTCTAGGAGGGAAGAGTCTACAGTCTTGCCTGGAATTCCTTGGATTTTCACACAGAACTTTTCATGTGAGATCAATTGGTTTGTCTTTGCATTGTCTCTCCAATGCACTGATGCCCAGCAATAGCCACTCAACCCTGTAGTTCTTATAAGGACCAGCTTATTTCCAGATGGCCAGGGTACCccgctcctctcctgctcccattCCAGGCCACCATTGTGAGGTTCTAGCTTGACAAGAGCAGGGCAAGCTGGGACCTACCCCTGCCCCACCGCCCAAAGGCTGGGGACCTCTTGGCCAGAGACCAGGACTGTATCTGCACATTAGAGCTGGGTTTCCAGACCCTTCCCAGACAAACACCACTGGTCAACTGCCTTGGGAAGCAAACTCCAAGTTATATGAGAAGGGAGCATGCTCACTGTGGAGTGCTGCCCGATTCACACGCGTGTGAGACAGCGAAGGAGGCAAGACTGGCAAAGGACGCACTGAACACAATGCAGCACAGAAGAATCATACTTGGACAGAGAAGAGACAAGCTGGATgctatttttgactttttgaaatggaggagaggggcaaaacctctgctcctgctcttcctccaggCCTCTGCTGCACACCACCCTCTAGAAGCAGGTGCAAACATGGGCAATGCAGCTCTTCCAACTGAGGAAAAGTCCAGAGGGCACCCAGCTGAGACCTGCCATCCTCCAACACAGAGTAAAAATGGCGGGTCTCTGCTCCCACCTCTAAGATTATCccatatatttcctttctttttggaaattgtttttagttttatcatctttagttatttttgagagagagaaacagatggaCAGTGTgtgggtggagaggcagagagagggaaacacagaatctgaatcaggctcgtGTCCtgtccaagccgtcagcacagagtccaatgtggggctcgaaccacgaaccatgagattatgacctgagccgaagtcatatgtttaaccggctgagccacccaggcgccccttacttgAATTCCTTGATGTAAATCTAAGAGCAAAACTAGTCATTATGAaaaggcaaagaatctgaagttgTGCATCCAGATACAACGGTCTATGTCCAACAGCTAGATGTCCCACCTGACGTTGGCATGACCAGGTGGGCTGGGTGGTGGTTCAAACACCCACCTGAGACCTTCCTTGCCCCCCTCAGGTGTCGTCCAGCCCGCAGGTCTCGTGAGGTAGGTCACCCTGAGAGCACCCTCAGCACATGAGAACACAGGATCACGGAGGCCTGTGTGTGGAACAAGCAGGGCAGCCTTGCACCTCACTCACCATGACACTGTCCTCACTGCACTGGGGGCCCGCTGCCATTTGTCCCTATGGCCCTGAGAAGTTGGACATGTCCTGGTCCAAATACAAGGTCTCAGATTCATCCTACGGACAGCAGTGAGGGGTTTCCCACTCATCGTGTGAGCCTCTGTAAACTATAGCCTGTTCCCTCGTCAGAAGATGGAAGACCCACCCCATTGCATGTGGGAGCCAAGTCAGTAACCCTCATGCTTCCACCCCTTCCCTCAGGAAGGGCACCTGGTAGCCTGAGAAGGGGTGAGTGAGATGAGGTACTTCTTACCTGAGATCTGCCTCGAGCCTCCCACAGGGGAGAGTCATGAGCTTCAGAGCATTGATGGGTCCATGTCTCCTCAGGTGGAGTAAGTGGAGGCCCTGGGGGTGGACTCCTAGATCTTTCTCTGAAGGTGCCTCCTGTCCCTTCATTTCCAGATCGAGAACTGTCCATTCCACTCCTGGCGGCTCTCTCCCTGGGCCCCAAGCTGCTGCTGCTCATCACTGCCTCTGCCATCTATGCCCACAGGAAGCAACGGATTGACTGTGAGTTATGGACGAGGAGGACAGGGCAAGGTCAGTTCCAGAAGGAGTCAGGTCAGCAGGAGGGGCAGCCCACAGGGTCAGCACCCACCTGGAGAAAAGACCAGGTAACATACCTCCCTTGATGCCCTCAGGAAACTTGGGGATCCCTCTGGTAGGTTCCCAACTCCCAGAAAGTGTGTGGAGTTCTGCAGGAAGTAGGTTGGGTCAAGGGCTGTCAAAGGATATGCACAGAGTCCTACGGCTTCTAGTGAGGAAGTGGGCAGAGAGGCTGAATGAGGGGCTGCTGAGTGGGACCATCTCTAGATTCTTTGGGCACAAGAAGTCCACAGTTAGAGAAATGCTGACGGGTGCCCACTGGCTGCTCTGGGGACAGCTCCTGCTCTGACCTTCTGTGGGACAGActgcagagggggagaggggatcaGGACCTAGAGAGGAAGGCTGAGGAGGCAGAGTCCATGTCAGGGGCTGCCTGTCCTCTCACAACAGGTGTCCTGGGAGGAAAATAGCGCCAAGGACATAGGAGGCACATGGAGAACATTTCTGGAATGGTGAGCAGATCATGAAATGTGAACATGGGTCCacagctccttccttcctcccctgctaCATGCCACCCTCAGTCTctgctgcctccttccttccctgaggGGCCCAGCCTACGACAAGGAACAACTAAGAGCATCTACCACCCTGACCCAAAGGCCTGCTTCCCCAGAGACCCACCTGCCCATAGTTCCTGCTGCTCCTTCTCACCGTCCCTGATGCCCCCAGAGCTGGGTCTTCATACCTGGGTCTGAGCAGGGGCCATGGGAACATGCTCTGGAAAGTAACACAATGATATATTCCTAAAATGTGAGAAACAAGTCACATGTTCATGTACCAGGCTGTCTCTCATCCATTTCCTGGGGACCGTGGCCATGAAATACACACTTAAGGCCATGCACTCATGGGTCATTCCTGCCAACCCCCAGACTCCCCAGCCTGGGTGAGGATCTCCAATGCCTCCTGAATGGAAATGAATCCAGCATCTCCTTCtggaatgaagaagagaaaggattcCTCTTCCCCTTTGCCTACATGTGTTTCCACtcaaagcagagagaaatttccctcctctccctgtgcTGGGAACACTAGCTCTGCATTCACCTTCATCTTTCCCGTTCTCCCTACTCATGTAGAAATGCTGGCACTCGGGAAACCTGTACCCTTCCCTGAGTTCCTTCTTTATATCCTGTGTTCAATTCCGCCTGCATAATGCTGTGTCCACCGGTGAGATGGCAGATGTTAAACAATCCACttctcagaaggaaaaagaagcctGAATTGTAGTGCTTGCCAACTTCTGTGGTGTCTATACTCCCAatgtggccaatttcaagctacgaCAGTTGAACAACTAgcttgcaaaattcctgaaaagCTCTCAGGTGTGAGTGCAAGCCTCCTTCCACACATCGTGAACTCCATCTAGAATCTGCACACTCACTGCTCACTCCCGGGCCGCTCCCTGGCCCCGGCCACCAGCATCCCTTCGTGGACCATTGCTACGTCCCTAACAGGCTCTCCAGTTTCAGCCACAGTGATCCTGTGGACATGGAAGTCAAATTGtatccctcctctgcttctttcccctACAGATGTGCATCctcagtctcttcctctctcaagcTCTTCTCACATGTCGCATAAAATACCAATACCACTCTCTCAATCCACTCAGACCTGAATTGAACTGTTTCCCTAGAACTTAAGATCAGCCGACTTGATAAATGGAGACAGTGCTCACCTTACACAGTGATGAAGAACCGAAACAATGATAGTTCCACTGAAAACACGTGAGGTGATGCCCATAACCAGTAGCAAAAGTGACAATTTTCTGTGACCTTTAGAAACTTTGTTCAACACCTTAGAAACCCTCCAACAGTCAGTCGTGAATGTATAGGGACATAAAAAAACAGTAAACCTATTATTCACTTGGAATGTGAGCTTTTGAAACATCAGAAAATTGAAAAGggaagaatttttatttgtttgtaaagACTTATCAGGAGTAGTTTGCAGAGGGCTTGCCTTCCTCTGACTACACAGTTGACAATATAAACCAAGTGTCTGGGttatctccctcctctctcaatTGGGATCACCTTCCAACATTCCATCCTTGGCACTTCCAATGCTGTGAAATCTTGACAATATTATTGTGAATAGTTGCTGGCATCACTTCCTCTGGGACATTGTCATCCTTCCTGCCACCCTCCCACCAACACTTTCCTCGGTGATGTGGTAAGTTTATCTTCACTCCTCCTCTGGCTGCATATCTAGATTCTGGAAACAGTATCCCAGGCAGCATTCCCATGAATGTGCCTTCATGTCCCACTCACATTCCATTTGAGCTTCCCCTCCAACCTCAGCTCTTCTCATTTCTCCATTTGCAATTGTTCACTATTGTATAATGTCACCCAGCGCATCGCTGGGAAACCAGGAGACTCCACGACCACCTGCTCTGCTGTCATGGGACACCAAGTGACACAGCCACAGTGATCGACCCCCATAAGCTTTGAAAGACGTGATGTTTACTTATCGCAATGTGCATCTGTTAGTTACGTAGTGATCTGTGGACGAAAGAAGTCTGGCAGCCAAGTGTACACTTCATGCAATTGTTCATGGTAAACTTCCATAGTAAATCAAACTTGAACCATGTGTTGGAGAGCTGATGCTATTTAACTAACTTGTGGCAAATGACATTTGTGCACATCAACCTCTTACAAAGTGAGAACTGCCTCTTGCTCAAGTAGGATGTCGACTCTGACAGAGAAggacctcagtgtcctcaggTCCCAGAACAATGACTGCCATGTCTAAAGCCAtcacattaaagaataaataaattagtaaatatgtCACTGAAGACATCAGTTTCTACCAGATGTCAGGttgtaaaataaaagctttatttcaTCAGCTGGTGCACGTATAACCCATTTGGTTAAATACTACTGTCTTCTTTGTGTTTAAAAACTACATCATAACATCATATCCTCCAGAAAGTAAGCAAGTGGATGTTCAAAACACAAAACGACAAACCACTAATTGGAGTATGTCCACAGCACAGGAACTACCTAGAAGAGCCCCCAGTGGCCAGAGGTGCAAGAGTTTGAGCACCAAATAAGGAAAGTAGTATCTGGCTCTGGTATggtctgaatgtctgtgtccccacAAAATTCGAGTGTTAGAATCCCTCAAGCCCACGTGATGGTGTGAGAAGGTGAGGTCTTTGGGAAGTTGGGCAGGTCATGAGCACTCCactctcatgaatgggattagctCTTATAAGAGACCCCCCAGCAACCCACCCAGAGCTCCCTAGACCCTTCTTCCATGTGAGACCACAGTGAGAAATTCTGCACTGGGCCCTCTCCCAACCATGCTGGCCCTCTGATCTCAGACTCCAGCCTCCACAAGTGTGAGCAAGATGTTCCTTTTGTTTATAAGCCAGCCAATCTGGAATATTCTGTTATAGCTGCCTTAATTGACTAAGACTGATAAGcccaatataaaataaatatcaaagagtccatactgaaataaatatataattgaataaattaataaatgaagagaaaggaaaaatgtccTGTACAGAAAAGTgccagatggggcgcctgggtggctcagtcagttacgtgtcccactttggctcagatcatgatctcgtggttcgtgtgttcaagccccacatcgggctctgtgctggtggctccgagcttggagcctgctggcagattctctgtctccctttctctctgtctctcccctgct encodes:
- the LOC115273595 gene encoding signal-regulatory protein beta-1-like isoform X1, with the protein product MLAPGSGSPPPSYLLLAVLLGLTGVAGEAELQVIQPDKSVSVAAGQTATLRCTVTSLHPLGKVEWFKGTGPGRELIFSFRGGDHPPQSPRVTKVADTTKRNNTDFFIRISNTTPADAGTYYCVKFQKGTPDVEFKSGPGTQVTVSAKPSPPVVSGPTARAAPDQTVSFTCESHGFSPRNVTLKWFKNGNQLPASHTTVDLEGDSASYSISSTITLELASGDVRSQVICEVAHETLQGGPPLRGTANLSDTLQVPPTLEVVQQPVTGDQVNITCQAKKFYPQRLQLTWLENGNICKTETALNLIENKDGTFSWTSWLLVNLSAHTEEVVLTCKVQHDGQRAVTKSRILKTSGHTKDQCTDGNSEILRYGTALQELLTASAPQNLLSFYSFCFGFRSCIQIENCPFHSWRLSPWAPSCCCSSLPLPSMPTGSNGLTVSWEENSAKDIGGTWRTFLEW
- the LOC115273595 gene encoding signal-regulatory protein beta-1-like isoform X2; this translates as MLAPGSGSPPPSYLLLAVLLGLTGVAGEAELQVIQPDKSVSVAAGQTATLRCTVTSLHPLGKVEWFKGTGPGRELIFSFRGGDHPPQSPRVTKVADTTKRNNTDFFIRISNTTPADAGTYYCVKFQKGTPDVEFKSGPGTQVTVSAKPSPPVVSGPTARAAPDQTVSFTCESHGFSPRNVTLKWFKNGNQLPASHTTVDLEGDSASYSISSTITLELASGDVRSQVICEVAHETLQGGPPLRGTANLSDTLQVPPTLEVVQQPVTGDQVNITCQAKKFYPQRLQLTWLENGNICKTETALNLIENKDGTFSWTSWLLVNLSAHTEEVVLTCKVQHDGQRAVTKSRILKTSGHTKDQCTDGNSEILRYGTALQELLTASAPQNLLSFYSFCFGFRSCIQIENCPFHSWRLSPWAPSCCCSSLPLPSMPTGSNGLTVSWEENSAKDIGGTWRTFLE
- the LOC115273595 gene encoding signal-regulatory protein beta-1-like isoform X4; the protein is MLAPGSGSPPPSYLLLAVLLGLTGVAGEAELQVIQPDKSVSVAAGQTATLRCTVTSLHPLGKVEWFKGTGPGRELIFSFRGGDHPPQSPRVTKVADTTKRNNTDFFIRISNTTPADAGTYYCVKFQKGTPDVEFKSGPGTQVTVSAKPSPPVVSGPTARAAPDQTVSFTCESHGFSPRNVTLKWFKNGNQLPASHTTVDLEGDSASYSISSTITLELASGDVRSQVICEVAHETLQGGPPLRGTANLSDTLQVPPTLEVVQQPVTGDQVNITCQAKKFYPQRLQLTWLENGNICKTETALNLIENKDGTFSWTSWLLVNLSAHTEEVVLTCKVQHDGQRAVTKSRILKTSGHTKDQCTDGNSDRELSIPLLAALSLGPKLLLLITASAIYAHRKQRIDCVLGGK